In Myxococcales bacterium, one DNA window encodes the following:
- a CDS encoding type II toxin-antitoxin system prevent-host-death family antitoxin — protein MKIVNMHEAKSTLSQLVEQVERGEEIVLARAGTPVARLVPLRPSSPRVLGRWRGQVRMADDFDAPLPDDELAAWTGA, from the coding sequence GTGAAGATCGTGAACATGCACGAGGCCAAGTCGACCCTGTCGCAGCTCGTCGAGCAGGTCGAGCGCGGCGAGGAGATCGTGCTGGCGCGAGCCGGGACCCCGGTGGCCCGCCTGGTGCCGCTGCGTCCGTCGTCCCCGCGCGTGCTGGGTCGGTGGCGCGGCCAGGTCCGGATGGCCGACGACTTCGACGCCCCGCTGCCCGACGACGAGCTCGCGGCCTGGACCGGCGCGTGA
- a CDS encoding type II toxin-antitoxin system VapC family toxin, whose amino-acid sequence MILLLDTHALIWALEDSPRLSPTARAAIVDGKNTVLASAASGWEIGIKRGLGRLDTPDDLEAAIDAAGFGKRMITFADALRVAALPPHHRDPFDRMLVAQALEDGIPLVSCDPLVARYPIQIVW is encoded by the coding sequence GTGATCCTGCTGCTCGATACCCACGCGCTGATCTGGGCGCTCGAGGACAGCCCGCGGCTGTCGCCGACCGCCCGCGCCGCGATCGTCGATGGCAAGAACACCGTGCTCGCCAGCGCCGCCTCGGGCTGGGAGATCGGGATCAAGCGCGGGCTCGGCCGCCTCGACACCCCCGACGACCTCGAGGCGGCGATCGACGCGGCCGGCTTTGGCAAGCGCATGATCACGTTCGCCGACGCCCTCCGCGTCGCCGCCCTGCCACCGCACCACCGCGATCCGTTCGACCGCATGCTGGTGGCCCAGGCGCTCGAAGACGGGATCCCGCTCGTCAGCTGCGATCCGCTGGTCGCCCGCTATCCGATCCAGATCGTCTGGTGA
- a CDS encoding ribose-phosphate pyrophosphokinase, with translation MIVVAAPGFEDAAEALRLSLDAAACSSLVRQFPDGECYVRLDGDVAGREVVVVGGLDRPAERLLPTLFLAATAKDLGARRVGLVAPYLSFMRQDSRFHAGEGLTSAYFARLLSNAFDWLCTVDPHLHRWSSLDAIYRIPTHVVHAAPAIAAWISAHVDAPVLIGPDAESEQWVAAVARELGAPFVVLEKTRTGDRDVRVSTPDLDGHRDRTPVVIDDIISTGRTMIETLLHLRALGTREAVCVGVHAVMADRAHDDLLAAGAARVVTCDTIAHPSNRIAVGPLLADGVRALLAH, from the coding sequence ATGATCGTCGTCGCCGCCCCCGGGTTCGAGGACGCCGCCGAGGCCCTGCGGCTGTCGCTCGACGCGGCCGCGTGCTCGAGCCTGGTCCGGCAGTTCCCCGACGGCGAGTGCTACGTGCGGCTCGACGGCGACGTCGCCGGGCGCGAGGTCGTCGTGGTGGGTGGCCTCGATCGCCCGGCCGAGCGGCTGCTGCCGACGCTGTTCCTGGCCGCGACCGCGAAGGACCTGGGCGCGCGCCGGGTCGGCCTGGTCGCGCCGTACCTGTCGTTCATGCGCCAGGACAGCCGGTTCCACGCCGGCGAGGGCCTGACCTCGGCCTACTTCGCCCGGCTGCTGTCGAACGCCTTCGACTGGCTGTGCACCGTCGACCCGCACCTGCACCGGTGGTCGTCGCTCGACGCGATCTACCGCATCCCGACCCACGTCGTCCACGCCGCGCCCGCGATCGCCGCGTGGATCAGCGCCCACGTCGACGCGCCGGTGCTGATCGGCCCCGACGCCGAGAGCGAGCAGTGGGTGGCCGCGGTCGCCCGCGAGCTGGGCGCGCCGTTCGTGGTGCTCGAGAAGACCCGCACCGGCGACCGCGACGTGCGCGTGTCGACGCCCGACCTCGACGGCCACCGCGACCGCACGCCGGTCGTGATCGACGACATCATCTCGACCGGGCGCACGATGATCGAGACGCTGCTCCACCTGCGCGCGCTCGGCACGCGCGAGGCGGTGTGCGTCGGCGTCCACGCGGTCATGGCCGATCGCGCCCACGACGATCTGCTCGCCGCCGGCGCCGCCCGCGTCGTCACCTGCGACACGATCGCCCACCCGTCGAACCGGATCGCGGTCGGCCCGCTCCTGGCCGACGGCGTCCGGGCGCTGCTCGCGCACTGA
- a CDS encoding choice-of-anchor L domain-containing protein, translated as MTATAATTESGCTRPELVNPGAFDAAGNDVDDDCDGNIDNTVSVCDMGLPSNSLDAVDYARAIDLCTSATEASRRWGVISATLSLANGAGTPNAVGHSIRPNFGPGTLPQGGGLGMALLSSGAAAAVGQSSPAHVDFELSSNHLTSAPFPADWLAANGGMLPNAPGCPAVNALSMAEDSVMLTLRIRVPSNAKSFSFASNFFSAEFPEYVCSPYNDFFVALLDSTWAGVPANPTDKNLAFYRQPSTMQIYPVGVNLGYGDTGLFTQCVNGSTGCAFASTPGTINTCAGTGQLAGTGLDSASPGDCDGNSLQGGATGWLQTSGNVVGGEIITLRLAIWDTSDHVLDSLVALDNFQWSVDVTDPGTIPD; from the coding sequence GTGACGGCGACTGCTGCGACGACGGAGTCCGGCTGCACCCGCCCCGAGCTCGTCAACCCGGGCGCGTTCGACGCCGCCGGCAACGACGTCGACGACGACTGCGACGGCAACATCGACAACACCGTGAGCGTGTGTGACATGGGCCTGCCGTCGAACTCGCTCGACGCGGTCGACTACGCGCGCGCGATCGACCTGTGCACCAGCGCGACCGAGGCCTCGCGCCGCTGGGGTGTCATCAGCGCGACCCTGTCGCTGGCGAACGGCGCGGGCACGCCCAACGCCGTCGGCCACTCGATCCGCCCCAACTTCGGCCCGGGCACGCTGCCCCAGGGCGGCGGCCTGGGCATGGCGCTCCTGTCGAGCGGCGCCGCGGCCGCGGTCGGGCAGAGCAGCCCGGCCCACGTCGACTTCGAGCTGTCGTCGAACCACCTGACCTCGGCGCCGTTCCCGGCCGACTGGCTGGCCGCCAACGGCGGCATGTTGCCCAACGCGCCGGGCTGCCCGGCGGTCAACGCGCTGTCGATGGCCGAGGACTCGGTCATGTTGACGCTGCGGATCCGCGTGCCGTCGAACGCCAAGTCGTTCTCGTTCGCGTCCAACTTCTTCTCGGCGGAGTTCCCCGAGTACGTGTGCAGCCCGTACAACGACTTCTTCGTCGCGCTGCTCGACTCGACCTGGGCCGGCGTGCCCGCCAACCCGACCGACAAGAACCTGGCGTTCTACCGCCAGCCGTCGACCATGCAGATCTATCCGGTCGGCGTGAACCTCGGCTACGGCGACACCGGCCTGTTCACCCAGTGCGTCAACGGCAGCACCGGCTGCGCGTTCGCCTCGACGCCCGGCACGATCAACACCTGCGCCGGGACCGGCCAGCTCGCGGGCACCGGCCTCGACTCGGCGTCGCCCGGCGACTGCGACGGCAACAGCCTCCAGGGCGGCGCCACCGGCTGGCTGCAGACCAGCGGCAACGTCGTCGGCGGCGAGATCATCACGCTGCGCCTGGCGATCTGGGACACCAGCGACCACGTCCTCGACTCGCTGGTCGCGCTCGACAACTTCCAGTGGTCGGTCGACGTCACCGACCCCGGCACGATCCCGGACTGA
- a CDS encoding FKBP-type peptidyl-prolyl cis-trans isomerase: MTTTPTGLQYEDTRAGTGASPTGGQTCVMHYTGWLWVNGAKGAKFDSSHDRAQPFSFPIGRGRVIKGWDEGVASMQVGGARTLLIPPDLGYGSRGAGGVIPPGATLLFEVELLEVR, encoded by the coding sequence ATGACCACGACCCCCACGGGCCTCCAGTACGAAGACACCCGCGCCGGCACCGGCGCCTCGCCGACCGGCGGCCAGACGTGCGTGATGCACTACACCGGCTGGCTCTGGGTCAACGGCGCCAAGGGCGCCAAGTTCGACAGCTCGCACGATCGCGCGCAGCCGTTCTCGTTCCCGATCGGGCGCGGCCGCGTCATCAAGGGCTGGGACGAGGGCGTCGCGTCGATGCAGGTCGGCGGGGCCCGGACCCTGCTCATCCCGCCGGACCTGGGCTACGGCAGCCGCGGCGCCGGTGGCGTGATCCCGCCCGGCGCGACGCTCCTGTTCGAGGTCGAGCTGCTCGAGGTCCGCTGA